One stretch of Micromonospora echinospora DNA includes these proteins:
- the tatA gene encoding Sec-independent protein translocase subunit TatA has protein sequence MGALKPWHIAVLVVVLILLFGAKRLPDAARSLGRSLRIIKAETKSLQDDDRDLAEKADAQAGYQPLPPQQPVQGQPYAQQQPYTQQPYAPHPQQPVAPPADPVQRVREN, from the coding sequence ATGGGTGCCCTCAAGCCGTGGCACATCGCCGTACTCGTGGTCGTGCTGATCCTGCTGTTCGGCGCGAAGCGGCTCCCCGACGCGGCCCGCTCGCTGGGCCGATCCCTGCGGATCATCAAGGCCGAGACGAAGAGCCTGCAGGACGACGACCGTGACCTCGCCGAGAAGGCGGACGCGCAGGCCGGTTACCAGCCGCTCCCGCCGCAGCAGCCGGTGCAGGGGCAGCCGTACGCGCAGCAGCAGCCGTACACGCAGCAGCCGTACGCGCCGCACCCGCAGCAGCCGGTCGCTCCGCCGGCCGACCCGGTGCAGCGCGTCCGCGAGAACTGA
- the tatC gene encoding twin-arginine translocase subunit TatC codes for MAFGLKKRGPSSFARAAEGSMTLIEHIRELRNRLFRASLAILVGFGFGVWLSGPVLHILQKPYCDLPKARLIDGNCNFVQLGPADLFLLQMKVALWVGLIIAAPIWLYQLWAFIAPGLHRHERRYAYFFTALAAPLFAAGAVLAYFVTSKGLEFLLNVSGGGDVTTTLDITRYVGFVTNLILLFGVAFEFPLIVLMLNFVGMASAKRLLSWWRVAVFVFFAFSAVVTPTPDPFGMTALAICLCALYFAAVGVAFLNDRRRGRGREVYAGIADDEVSPLDLSTEPVPAGGRIGASDPIGAPEPVAAPKPIERRYDDMT; via the coding sequence GTGGCCTTCGGGTTGAAGAAGCGCGGGCCGAGCTCGTTCGCCCGTGCGGCAGAGGGCTCGATGACGCTCATCGAGCACATCCGCGAGCTGCGCAACCGGCTGTTCCGCGCGTCACTGGCGATCCTTGTCGGTTTCGGGTTCGGCGTGTGGCTGTCCGGGCCGGTGCTGCACATCCTGCAGAAGCCCTACTGCGACCTGCCCAAGGCGCGGTTGATCGACGGCAACTGCAACTTCGTCCAGCTCGGTCCCGCCGACCTGTTCCTGCTGCAGATGAAGGTGGCCCTCTGGGTCGGCCTGATCATCGCCGCGCCGATCTGGCTCTACCAGCTCTGGGCGTTCATCGCGCCGGGCCTGCACCGGCACGAGCGGCGGTACGCGTACTTCTTCACCGCGCTGGCGGCCCCGCTGTTCGCCGCCGGCGCGGTCCTGGCGTACTTCGTCACGTCCAAGGGCCTGGAGTTCCTGCTCAACGTCTCCGGCGGCGGCGACGTGACCACCACGCTCGACATCACCCGCTACGTCGGGTTCGTCACGAACCTGATCCTGCTGTTCGGGGTCGCGTTCGAGTTCCCGTTGATCGTGTTGATGCTCAACTTCGTCGGCATGGCCAGCGCCAAGCGGCTGCTCAGCTGGTGGCGGGTGGCGGTCTTCGTGTTCTTCGCGTTCTCCGCCGTGGTCACACCGACGCCCGACCCGTTCGGCATGACCGCGCTGGCGATCTGCCTCTGCGCGCTCTACTTCGCAGCGGTGGGGGTGGCGTTCCTCAACGACAGGCGGCGCGGCCGCGGGCGTGAGGTCTACGCCGGCATCGCCGACGACGAGGTGTCACCGCTGGACCTGTCGACCGAGCCGGTGCCTGCCGGCGGCCGGATCGGGGCGTCCGATCCGATCGGGGCGCCCGAGCCGGTCGCCGCGCCGAAGCCGATCGAGCGCCGCTACGACGACATGACCTGA
- a CDS encoding ABC transporter substrate-binding protein yields the protein MRLVSLLPSATEIVYALGIGDDLVGVTFECEVPASYRSGTTVVVGGRDTRGMSPGEIDAYVKAQLAAGADLYTLHAGALAGLDPDLILTQDLCRVCALPSGRVADAVDHLGCRAEVLSLDPYTLDDVLESIRAVGAAARVPDRAEALVDGLRARLAAIRAAVAGRPRPRVAVVEWVDPPFGAGHWIPDLVDVAGGEPVGTHPGARSGPTTWDALRATRPDVVLVAPCGFHLDGAAEQAATVAGHFPGAQVWALDADGLIVRAGPRLVDGAEATAAILHPDAVPPPHPQAARRIT from the coding sequence ATGCGGCTGGTCTCCCTGCTCCCCTCCGCCACCGAGATCGTGTACGCGCTGGGTATCGGTGACGATCTGGTCGGCGTCACCTTCGAATGCGAGGTGCCCGCGTCGTACCGGTCCGGCACCACTGTGGTCGTGGGCGGCCGGGACACCCGGGGCATGAGCCCCGGCGAGATCGACGCGTACGTCAAGGCGCAGCTCGCGGCCGGCGCCGACCTCTACACGCTGCACGCCGGGGCACTGGCCGGGCTGGACCCGGACCTGATCCTCACCCAGGACCTGTGCCGTGTCTGCGCGCTGCCCTCGGGCCGGGTCGCCGACGCCGTGGACCACCTCGGGTGCCGGGCGGAGGTGCTGTCGCTGGACCCGTACACCCTGGACGACGTGCTGGAGTCGATCCGCGCGGTGGGCGCGGCGGCCCGGGTGCCCGATCGTGCCGAGGCCCTTGTCGACGGACTGCGCGCCCGGCTCGCGGCGATCCGCGCGGCGGTGGCCGGCCGGCCCCGGCCACGGGTCGCGGTGGTCGAATGGGTGGACCCGCCGTTCGGCGCCGGGCACTGGATCCCCGATCTGGTCGACGTGGCCGGCGGCGAGCCGGTGGGCACCCATCCCGGCGCCCGGTCCGGCCCGACCACCTGGGACGCCCTGCGGGCCACCCGTCCCGACGTGGTGCTCGTCGCGCCGTGCGGCTTCCACCTCGACGGCGCGGCCGAGCAGGCCGCCACGGTGGCCGGGCACTTCCCCGGCGCGCAGGTGTGGGCACTGGACGCGGACGGGCTGATCGTGCGCGCCGGCCCGCGCCTGGTCGACGGCGCCGAGGCGACAGCCGCGATCCTGCACCCCGACGCGGTCCCCCCGCCGCACCCCCAAGCAGCCCGCCGCATCACCTGA
- a CDS encoding fasciclin domain-containing protein produces MVVTTVTDLVASTKGSPMNIARLAARLAVGATAAAVATTAVAVPAQAGAKQPGTRSLAAVLTADKSGFDRNARDFDVLTKAVLTVLQAKPDSPVKVLTDGTVALTAFVPNDYAFRELVRDITAAKRLPGEQAAFDAVAGLGVDTVEDVLLYHVVPGATIDRKAALKADGADLATALGATVEVDVKRCWYGREVRLVDADTSDRNAKVVRYDINRGNKQIAHAVDRVLRPIDLP; encoded by the coding sequence ATGGTCGTGACGACAGTCACGGACCTGGTCGCTTCGACGAAAGGCTCCCCGATGAACATCGCTCGTCTCGCCGCCCGGCTGGCCGTGGGCGCCACGGCTGCGGCGGTGGCCACCACCGCCGTCGCCGTGCCCGCCCAGGCCGGCGCCAAGCAGCCGGGCACCCGGTCGCTGGCCGCCGTGCTCACCGCCGACAAGAGCGGCTTCGACCGCAATGCGCGGGACTTCGACGTGCTCACGAAGGCGGTCCTGACGGTGTTGCAGGCCAAGCCGGACTCGCCGGTGAAGGTGCTCACCGACGGCACCGTTGCGCTCACCGCGTTCGTGCCGAACGACTACGCGTTCCGGGAGCTGGTCCGGGACATCACCGCCGCGAAGAGGCTGCCCGGTGAGCAGGCCGCGTTCGACGCGGTCGCCGGCCTCGGCGTGGACACCGTGGAGGACGTCCTGCTCTACCACGTGGTGCCGGGCGCCACGATCGACCGGAAGGCGGCGCTCAAGGCGGACGGGGCGGACCTGGCCACCGCCCTCGGCGCCACCGTCGAGGTGGACGTGAAGCGCTGCTGGTACGGCCGCGAGGTGCGCCTGGTCGACGCCGACACCAGCGACCGCAACGCCAAGGTGGTGCGGTACGACATCAACAGGGGCAACAAGCAGATCGCGCACGCCGTGGACCGCGTGCTGCGCCCGATCGACCTGCCCTGA
- a CDS encoding diacylglycerol kinase family protein encodes MLAVTAHDHVPPGPVAVLANPSAGRGRHRGLLPRILERLGAAGRPVELLRARTPAEAEAACHAAVADGAGALVTVGGDGTVHRALQAVAGTVVPLGPVPAGTGNDFAVETGFPADPAAAVEVIAEALATGRTRPVDLARLSRPGVPDRWYGAVLAAGFDAIVNERANRMRWPRGPRRYDLAIVVELAKLRPRRYRLSLDGVPQEVDAVLIAVGNVASYGGGMRICPEADPHDGLLDVVVGGRFDRRTLMRVKPQIYRGTHVTHPLVRAYRARTVELDTDGITTYADGERAFDLPVTVTAAPAALRLLR; translated from the coding sequence GTGCTCGCCGTGACCGCGCACGATCATGTCCCGCCCGGTCCCGTCGCCGTGCTCGCCAACCCGAGCGCCGGCCGGGGACGGCACCGAGGGCTGCTGCCCCGCATCCTGGAGCGCCTGGGTGCCGCCGGCCGGCCGGTCGAGCTGCTGCGCGCGCGTACCCCTGCCGAGGCGGAGGCGGCGTGCCACGCCGCGGTGGCGGACGGCGCCGGGGCGCTGGTCACTGTGGGTGGCGACGGCACCGTGCACCGCGCGTTGCAGGCGGTCGCCGGCACGGTCGTGCCGCTCGGGCCGGTCCCGGCGGGCACCGGCAACGACTTCGCGGTGGAGACCGGATTCCCGGCCGACCCGGCAGCAGCGGTCGAGGTGATCGCCGAGGCGCTCGCCACCGGCCGGACCCGCCCGGTCGACCTGGCCCGGCTGTCCCGGCCCGGCGTCCCCGACCGCTGGTACGGCGCCGTGCTCGCCGCCGGGTTCGACGCCATCGTCAACGAGCGGGCCAACCGGATGCGCTGGCCGCGCGGTCCCCGCCGGTACGACCTGGCGATCGTGGTCGAGCTGGCCAAGCTGCGGCCACGCCGCTACCGCCTGTCACTGGACGGGGTGCCGCAGGAGGTGGACGCGGTGCTGATCGCGGTCGGCAACGTGGCCAGCTACGGCGGTGGCATGCGGATCTGCCCGGAAGCCGACCCGCACGACGGCCTGCTGGACGTGGTGGTCGGCGGCCGGTTCGACAGGCGCACGCTGATGCGGGTCAAGCCGCAGATCTACCGGGGCACGCACGTCACGCATCCGCTGGTGCGCGCGTACCGGGCACGGACCGTGGAGCTGGACACCGACGGCATCACCACGTACGCCGACGGGGAGCGCGCGTTCGACCTGCCGGTGACCGTCACGGCCGCGCCGGCGGCGCTGCGGCTGCTGCGCTGA